GTAGGCGGTCCACCACGCGGAGCCCTGGATGCGCTCCTGCGGGGGCGAGACCTGTACGTAGCCGTACCCGGCGGGGCCGAGCGTGTCCGTGCAGGCCTTGGCGACCGACGCGAACTTCCACTCGAACATCACCGCGGTGACGTCCTTGTCTCCGGGTGCGGCGGCCTGGGCCTGGCTCGGCGCCGTGACGCCGGCTGCGGCTCCCGCCACGAGGGCGAGGGCGGCGGCCACGGTTCTTCTGGCCATGTCTCCTCCTGGGGAAGGGAGGTGCGGATGCTGTGGGGGCAGCCTCGTACGGCAACGCGCCATGCCCGCAAGGCCGGTTGAATCTTCTTGCTGCAAGACGGCAGCAACGGTTTTCGGACGTGACCGTACGAGCCCCCCGGCACCAGGTCAACCCCTGGGACACACTCCGCTCACTTCGGGATCACAGCACGGAAACCTCCTGCGTTCCCCGGCTGCAAACCCTTTCGCAAGGTATTGCAGTGGTGTTACGTTCAACGACGACTCCGGTCCGGCCGGCCGGGGGGCGGCCGATCCGGTCGGCCCCACGCGCCCGGCCGGCCGGGCCGGTCGGACCGGGAGGCCCGGGGCTCGAAGAAGACCCCGCCGCCCAGCACAGGGCGAAGCCCCGGGCCTCCTCGGACACCCACGTCCCGAGGCACCCGGGGCTGTCGCCGTCCGCCCCCTCCGCGCGGTGGCGGGGACGGCCTCCCGCGGGTCAGCAACGCGGCGGTGGGGACGACGTGGAGCCGCGGACGACCAGCTCCGGTTGGAAGACGAACTCCGTTCGCTGCACCGGGTTCCCCTCGATCTCCTCCAGCAGCGCGTCGACCGCGGCCGTCGCCATCGCCCGGACCGGCTGCCGGACCGTCGTCAACGGCGGGTCCGTGAACGCGATGAGCGGCGAGTCGTCGAAGCCGACCACCGACACGTCCGACGGCACGTCCAGCCCCCGGGCGCGTACGGCGCGGATCGCGCCCAGGGCCATCAGGTCGCTGCCGCACACGATGCCCGTGCACCCCTGGTCCAGCAGCACGTCGGCCGCCGCGTGCCCGCCCTCGACGCCGAACAGCGTCGGCCGGACGAACGTCCGGGCCCGCTCGGGCTCCACGCCCAGCATCCGGTGCAGCGCGGAGACGAACCCCTCGGCCTTGCGGCGGGCCGGGACGTAGCGGGTGGGGCCGATGGCGAGGCCGATGCGCTCGTGGCCCAGCTCCACCAGGTGACGGACGGCCATGCGCGCCGCCGCCCGGTCGTCGGGCGAGACGAAGTGGGCGTCGACGCGTTCGTTGTAGCCGTTGATGAGGACGAACGGCACGCCGCGGGCCGCCAGCCGCTCGTAGCGGGAGGGATCGGCGCTGGTGTCGGCGTGCAGACCGGACAGGAACACGATGCCGGTGACGCCGCGCTCCTCCAACTGCTCGACCAGCTCGTCCTCGGTCGCGCCCCCGGGCAGTTGTGTGCACAGCACCGGCGTGTACCCGTACCCGGCGAGGACCTGCTCGATGACCTGGGCGAACGCCGGGAAGATCGGGTTGGTCAGCTCGGGGACGAGCAGGCCGACGAGGCCCGCGCTGCGCTGCCTGAGCCGCACGGGCCGCTCGTAGCCGAGGACGTCGAGCGCGGCGAGCACCCGGTGGCGGGTCGGCGCGGCCACGCCCGCCTTGCCGTTGAGGACGCGGCTGACGGTCGCCTCGCTCACCCCGGCCTGCGCCGCGATGTCCGCGAGCCGCGGGGCGCCGGCGGTCAGTTCGCCGGCGCCCCGCGACAGCGGGAGGGTCACACCGCCCACCAGACCGTCGTGTCCGCGGGCAGCTCCACGGTGCCGGTGACGCTGGTGCGGACCGGCTCGTTGGCGAGGAGCATCCGGCCGGGGACGTCGATGGAGACCGGCGCGCCGGTGGTGTTCGCGGTGCACACGAACCCCTCGCGGCCGAACGCCAGGACGCCCTCGGGCGCGTCCAGCCACTGCAGCTCCTCGCCCGCGCCCAGCCCCGGCTGCTCGCGCCGGACGCGCAGGGCGCTGCGGTACAGCTCCAGGGTGGAACCGGCCACGCCGGTCTGGGCCTCGACGCTCAGCGCCCCCCAGGTGGCGGGCTGCGGCAGCCAGCTGCCGCCGGAGCCGAAGCCGTACGAGGCGCCCCCGACCGTCCACGGGATCGGCACGCGGCAGCCGTCGCGGAAGCCGTCCTGGCCGGTGGCGCGGAAGAACGACGGGTCCTGGCGGACCTCGTCCGGCAGGTCGGTGACGTCCGGCAGGCCGAGCTCCTCGCCCTGGTAGACGTAGGCCGAGCCGGGCAGCGCCAGCATCAGGAGCGTCGCGGCGCGGGCGCGGCGCAGGCCGAGCTCGCGGTCGCCGGGCTCGCGCAGCTGGGTGCCGAGGCCGGGCGGGTTGGCGAAGCGGGTGGCGTGGCGGGTGACGTCGTGGTTGGAGAGCACCCAGGTGGCGGGGGCGCCGACCGGACGCATCGCGGCGAGCGAGGCGTCGATGACGGAGCGGAGCTCGGCGGCGTCCCAGTGGGTGCCCAGGTACTGGAAGTTGAACGCCTGGTGCATCTCGTCGGGGCGCACGTAGTCGGCGGTGCGCTCGACGGTGGGCGTCCACGCCTCGGCGACGAGGACGCGCTCGCCGTCGTACTCCTCCAGGACCGCGCGCCAGCTGCGGTAGATCTCGTGGACGCCGTCCTGGTCGAAGAAGGGCATCACGTCGTTGCCGAGCAGCTTCAGCTGGTCGTGGGCGCCGATGTCGGGCAGGCCGGGCGCCTTGACGAGGCCGTGGGCGACGTCGACGCGGAAGCCGTCGACGCCCATGTCGAGCCAGAAGCGCAGGATGGAGCGGAACTCGTCGCGGACGGCCGGGTGGTCCCAGTTGAAGTCGGGCTGCTCGGGGGCGAACAGGTGGAGGTACCACTCGCCGTCCTCGACGCGGGTCCAGGCGGGGCCGCCGAAGATGGACTCCCAGTCGTTGGGCGGCAGTTCGCCGTTCGCGCCCTTGCCGGGGCGGAAGTGGTAGCGCTCGCGCAGCGGGGAGCCGGGCCCCTCGCGCAGGGCGCGCTGGAACCACTCGTGCTGGTCGGAGGAGTGGTTGGGGACGAGGTCGACGATGATGCGCAGGCCGAGCTCGTGGGCCTCGCGGACGAGCGCGTCGGCGTCGAGCAGGGTGCCGAACATGGGGTCGATGGCCCGGTAGTCGGCGACGTCGTACCCGGCGTCGGCCTGCGGGGAGGCGTAGAAGGGGCTCAGCCAGACGGCGTCGACGCCGAGCTCCCTCAGGTACGGCAGCCGGCTGCGGATGCCCTGGAGGTCGCCCATGCCGTCACCGTTGCCGTCGGCGAAGCTGCGCGGGTAGACCTGGTAGATCACCGCTTCTCTCCACCAGCCGGAGTCCGTGCCGGTGGTCGGGGCGGCGGGGGCGGCGAGGTGCTGGGTCATGTCTTCCCTGGGTGGAGTGGGTGGGGGCGGCGCCTGGTCCGGCGACTGGGCGTCGAGCCGGACCGGCACCGCCGTCTGGGCGCGTGGTGCCGGACGGGTCCGGGCGGGCTCAGCCCTTGGTGCCGCCCGCCGTGAGACCGGCGACGAGGTTCCGCTGGACCAGGAGGAACACCAGGCCCGCCGGAACCGAGATGATCACCGCGGAGGCCGTGAGGTAGCCCCACTCGGCCTTGTGCTGGCCGATGAAGCTCTGCAGGCCGACGGAGAGGGTGAGCATCGAGTCGGTGGAGAGGAAGGCGCGGGCGAAGGCGACCTCCCCCCACGCGGTGATGAAGGAGTAGAACGCGGTGACGGCGAGGCCGGGCTTCGCCAGCGGCAGGATCAGCCGGTAGAAGGTGCCGAAGGGGGTGAGCCCGTCGACGCGGCCGGCCTCGTCGATCTCGTGCGGGATGGTGTCGAAGTAGCCCTTCATCATCCAGGCGCAGAACGGCACCGACACCGAGCAGTAGGTGAGGATCAGCCCGAGGTGGGAGTCGAGCAGGCCCATGCCGCCGAGGATGTTGTAGAGCGCGACGATCAGCACCGCGACCGGGAACATCTGCGTGAGGAGCAGCACCCACATCAGCGACCGGTGGCCGGGGAAGCGCATCCGGGAGATGGCGTAGCCGGTGGACGCGGCGACGAAGACGCCGACGACGGTGGTGCCGGCGGCCACGATCACCGAGTTGGCGAACCAGCGCGGGAACTCGGTCTCGGTGAGGACGTACGCGTAGTTGCTGATCTCCAGACCGCCCTCGGCGCTGGTCGGCCTGGTCCAGCCGGACCGGCCGCGCAGCGAGATGAAGACCATGTACGCGATCGGGAAGACGGCGACGAGGCTGGCGACGACCAGCGCGGCGTGCAGTCCGGCCGAGGCGAGCGGGGAGCGCTCCTCGCGGCCGCGGACCCTGCGGGGCCGGCCTGCGGAGCCGGAGCCGGCGCCGGCGGTGTCCGCCGTGCCGGGCGCGTGTGCGGTCACGGTGTTCTTCCGGGGTTCGGTCACCGTGCTCATCGGGCGGCCTCCTGGCGGTTGAGCAGCCGGCGGTAGAAGACGGCGAAGACGGCGAGCATGGAGAGGATGAGGATGCCGTAGGTCGCGGCGGCCGCGTAGTCGCGCACCGAGCCGAAGGCCAGGCGGTAGGCGTACGTCACGAGGATCTCGCTGTGCAGGGCGTTCGCCTCGCCGAGCATCAGGTAGATGATCGGGAACATGTTGAACGTCCAGATCGTGCCGAGCATGATCACCGTGGCGCTGACCGGGCGCAGGCCGGGCAGGGTGACGTGGCGGAAGCGCTGCCAGGGGCTGGCGCCGTCCATCTCGGCGGCCTCGTACTGCTCGCCGGAGATGGACTGGAGGCCGCCGAGGATGGCGACCATCATGAACGGCACGCCGAGCCAGACGTTGACGCCGATGACGGCGACCTTCTGCATGAAGGTGTCGCCGAGCCAGTCGACGGGGCCGAGGCCGAGCTGCCCGAGGATCGCGTTGAAGATGCCGGACTCGGAGTTGTACATCATGCGCCAGATGTAGGTGGCGACGAACGCCGGCACCGCCCAGGGCAGGATGAGCAGCACGCGGTAGAGCGAACGGCCCCTGACCTTGCGGTTGAGCAGCAGGGCGAGGCCGAGGCCGATGGTGTAGTGGAAGAAGACGCAGGACGCGGTCCACGCCACGGTCCACAGGAGCTTCGGGTAGAACTCGCCGTCGGCGCCGGACAGCACCCGCCAGTAGTTGTCGAGGCCGACGAAGCGGTACGTGGCGGGGATCTCGGTCGCGCCGAGCTGTTTGGCGACGTTGAGCTCGTTGGCGTCGGTGAACGACAGGTAGACGCCGCGGCCCAGCGGATAGGCGACGAGCACGCCGATGACCAGCACCACCGGCAGGACCATGGCCCAGGCGTACCAGTGCCGGTCGTAGGAGCGCTTCATGCGGGTGAGCAGCCCGGCCCTGGCAGGCCGCACGGCCGTGGCGGGATCTGCGGTGGCTGTCTTCATGGAAGTCTTTTCCCTCAGTGCGTACGGGTCCGGCCCGGACCGGCGCCCTGTCGGCTGCCGGTCCGGGCCGAGGGGGCTCAGTCGACCGAGTACTCCTTGAGGGAGCTGATGTTGGTCTTCCACTTGTCGGCGGTGGTGTCGAGACCCTTCTCGACGGTGGTGTTGCCCTTGAGGGTCTCGATGTACTGCTTGGTCCACTCGGCGAACATGTCGCTGACGCCGGCGACGGCCGGGCGGGCGGTGGAGTCGGCGAGCACGTTCTTGAAGGCCGCGCGGATCGGGTCGGCGACGACCTTGATGGTGTACGCGTCGTCGCGGGTCGGCAGCACGCCGGTCTCGGTGGCGGCGAACTCCTGCGACGGGGCGGAGGTCATGAACGCCACGAACTTCTGGGCGGCCTCCTTGTGCGGGGCGTCGGCGCCGTTGTAGACGACGAGGTTGTGGCCGCCGGTGGGCGTGCCGGCCTTGCCGGCGGAGCCGGACGGGACCGGGGAGACGCCGAGGTTGTCCTTGTTCTTGAACGCCTTGCCGGTCAGGTCGTCGGCCGTGGACCACGGGCCGTTGATGACCATGGCGACCTTGCCGTCCTTGAAGGCGGCCTGCATGTTGTTGTAGCCGTCGGTGTAGTCCGGCTTGACCGCGACACCGCTCTTGATCATGTCGACGACCGTCCGGACGGCCTTCTTGCCGGGCTCGTCGTCGACGGTGATCTTCTTGGTGGCGGTGTCGACCATCGCGCCGCCCTCGCCGTACAGGAACGGCAGGGCGAAGTAGCTGTCCGGGTTGAGGTAGATGCCGTCGACGCCGGTCTTCTGCTTGATGGTCTTCGCGGCGGTGGACAGCTCGGCCCACGTCTTCGGCGGCTGGACGCCGGCCTTCGCGAAGACCTCCTTGTTGTAGAGGAGCGCGAGGGCGTCGGTGACCTGCGGGACGCCGTAGAGCTTGCCGTCGACCTTGGCGCCGTCGACCAGGCCCTGGTTGAAGGAGGCGATCTCCTTGGCGGCCGGGGTGCCGTCGAGGGGGGCGAGGTACTGGTTTCGGGCGAGGCCGGCCGTCCAGCCGACGTCGGCGCGCAGGACGTCGGGGGCGTTGCCGGCCTGGGCGGCGGTCTTGTACTTCTGCTCCGCCTCGGCGAACGGGACGTTCTGGTACTTGACCTTGACGTCCTTGTGGGCCGCCTCGAACTTCTCGATCAGCTTCTTGTAGGTCGGCGCCTCGTTCGTCGCGTCCGAGGTGTCCCACCAGGTGATGGTGACCGGGCCGCCGCTCGCCTTGTCCCCACTGTCGCCGCCGCAGGCCGTCGCCGCGAGGGCCAGGCTCGCGACCAGCGCGGTGGCCGCTATGCCACGCCGCATGTGAACTCCTTCAACTGATCCCGGGAAGACCGAGGCGGAAGACCTTGCGAAGACTTGCCACCTGCCGACCGCTCCTTCGCGGCGCGCCGGGTTGCCAGGAACGTAACAGGGATGAAAACGAGCCGAAAGACCTTGCGGCAACTTTCTGCAAGGCGGAGGGATCGTTACATCGACGTGTCCCGACAGTTGCCGACGCATCGCTTGACACGCCTGCCGCGGGCGCCCCCGATGCGCTCCCGCAGGCCCCCGGCCGGGGCTTGCGGCGTCACGAAGGCTCCTGCAAGCCTTTCCGTAAAGCCTTGCAGGACCCTTGCATTCCGGCCTGGAACCGCCCGCCGCACCCGGCCCGCGCCGTACGACCGAGAGGCAGCCCGCGCACATGGCCCACGAGCTCACCCACCGCACCGCCCACCCGGCGCCGGAGCCCCGGCGGTCACGGGAGGCCCCGGAGTCCTCCCTGCCCCTCCCGTCTCCCGAGCCTCCCGCGCCCTTCGCGCCCCCGGAGCCGTCGACGCCCCCGGAGCCGTCGGCGTCCCGGGCCCCCCGGGAGCGGCGCCCCGTGCCGCCCGCCCGCCCGGGCTGGTGGTGCGACGCCGTCATCTACGAGGTGTACGTCCGCTCCTTCGCCGACAGCGACGGCGACGGCGTCGGGGACCTGCGCGGAGTGCGGGAGCGGCTGCCGCACCTCGCCCGGCTCGGCGCGGACGCCGTGTGGCTCACCCCCTTCTACGCCTCGCCCCAGGCCGACGGCGGCTACGACGTCGCCGACTACCGCGCCGTCGATCCCCTCTTCGGCGACCTGTCGGACGCCGACGACCTCGTGCGCGCCGCCCACGAGCTGGGCCTGCGGGTGATCGTCGACATCGTGCCGAACCACACCTCCGACCGGCACCCCTGGTTCCGGGAGGCCCTCGCCGGCGACGGCCGCGACCGCTACCACTTCCACCCCGGCCGGGGTCCGGACGGCTCCCTGCCGCCCAACGACTGGGAGTCCGTCTTCGGCGGGCCCGCCTGGACACGGGTCGCGGACGGCCAGTGGTACCTGCACCTCTTCGCCCCGCAGCAGCCCGACCTGAACTGGGAGAACGACGCGGTGCGCGCGGAGTTCGACTCGGTGCTGCGGTTCTGGCTCGACCTCGGCGTCGACGGGTTCCGCGTCGACGTGGCCCACGGCATGGTGAAGGCCGCCGGGCTGCCCGACATCGGCCGGCGCGAGCAGGCCCGGCTGATCGGCTCGCAGCGGCTGCCCTTCTTCGACCAGGACGGCGTGCACGAGATCCACCGCGGCTGGCGGCGCCTCCTCGACTCCTACGACGGCCGGCGCATCGCGGTCGCCGAGGCGTGGGCGCCCTCGGCGGAGCGGCTCGCCCTGTACGTGCGCCCCGACGAGCTGCACCAGGCGTTCAACTTCGCGTACCTCCAGGCCCCCTGGGACGCCGGGGCACTGCGGCGCGTGATCGAGGACTCGCTCCGGGCGACCACGTCGGTCGGCGCCCCCACGACATGGGTCCTCTCCAACCACGACGTCGTCCGCCACACCACCCGCTACGGCAGCCTGCGCCGGGCCCGCGCGGCGGCGCTGCTCATGCTGGCGCTGCCCGGCTCCGCCTACCTGTACCAGGGTGAGGAGCTGGGTCTGCCCGAGGTGACGGACCTGCCCGACGAGGTGCGCCAGGACCCGGCGTTCCACCGCACCGAGGGCCAGGACGGCCTGCGCGACGGCTGCCGGGTGCCGATCCCCTGGAGCGCGCGCGGTCCGTCGTACGGCTTCGGCCCCGGCGGCAGCTGGCTGCCGCAGCCCGCGGAGTGGGGCGGGCTGTCGGTCGAGGCGCAGACCGGCGACCCGGCGTCGACGCTGGAGCTGTACCGCGCCGCCCTCGCCACGCGCCGCGCGCACCCGGCGCTCGGCGCGGGCGGTGACGACGGCGGACTCGACTGGCTGCCCGTGCCGCCGGGGTTGCTGGCGTTCCGGCGCCGCGCGGCGGACGGCGGCGGGGTGGTGTGCGTCGCCAACACCACGGACCGCGCGGTGGAGATCCCCCGCCCCGGCGGGCCGGAGGGCCGGCTGCTGCTCTCCAGCGCCCCCGCCGCGACGGGCCCGGGGGCGCCCGGCGGGACCGCGGCCGGGGAGGCGGGGGCGGGCGCCGGAGAGGCCGGGACCACGGCCGGGGAGGCGGCCGTCGTGGTCGCTCCCGACTCCTGCTCGTGGTGGGCAATCTGACGTGCGCCCGGTACAGTCGCAGCACATGACCGCGCGGCTAGCCGACATCGCAGCCCAGGCGGGGGTCAGCGAAGCCACAGTCAGCCGCGTGCTCAACGGCAAGCCCGGTGTGGCCGCGGCCACCCGCCAGTCCGTCCTGGCCGCCCTGGACGTCCTCGGCTACGAACGCCCGGTGCGACTGCGGCAGCGCAGCGCGGGGCTGGTCGGATTGATCACGCCGGAGCTGGACAACCCGATCTTCCCGGCGCTGGCCCAGGTCATCGGGCAGGCCCTGACCCGGCAGGGGTACACCCCCGTCCTGGCCACGCAGACACCCGGCGGCTCCACCGAGGACGAGCTGACCGAGATGCTCGTCGAGCGGGGCGTCGCCGGGATCATCTTCGTCTCCGGCCTGCACGCCGACACCACCGCCGACACCCAGCGCTACGACCAGCTGCGCGGCAAGGGCGTCCCGTTCGTGCTGATCAACGGCTTCTCGCCGCAGATCCAGGCGCCGTTCGTCTCGCCCGACGACCGCGCCGCGATGAAGCTGGCCGTCACGCACCTCGTCTCCCTCGGGCACACCAGGATCGGTCTGGCCGTCGGCCCGAAGCGGTTCGTCCCCGTGCTCCGCAAGATCGAGGGCTTCCGCGACGGGCTGCGCGAACGGCTCGGCCTCTCCGCCGAGCAGGCCGAGGAGCTGGTGCAGCACTCCCTGTACACGCTCGAAGGCGGACAGGCGGCGGCCGGCGCCCTCATCGAGCGGGGCTGCACGGCCGTGGTCTGCGCCAGCGACATGATGGCGCTGGGCGCCATCCGCGCCGCGCGCGGGCGGGGCCTGCACGTCCCCCGGGACGTCTCCGTCGTCGGCTTCGACGACTCCCCGCTCATAGCCTTCACCGACCCGCCCCTGACCACCATCCGCCAGCCGGTGCAGGCGATGGGACAGGCGGCGGTGCGGGCGCTGCTGGAGGAGGTCGGCGGGACGCCGGCGCCGCACAGCGAGTTCGTCTTCATGCCGGAACTGGTCGTGCGGGGATCCACGGCCTCCGGCCCCCAGGGCCAGAGGTCCTCCGAAAGACGGACGGATGGCGTCGAGAATCCGATTGAAGGATGATCGACCTGAAGGACCTTTCTGGCAGACTCATGGCCCATGACTGACAGGACTTTGACCACGATGCCAGGCCGTTCGGCGGAGGGCCGGGCCGCGTGGCAGCGGCTGCGGTCCCCGCGGCACCCTCGCATCTGGTTCGAAATCCTGCTCATCGCGGTCAGTTACGGTGTGTACTCGCTCATTCGCAACGCGGTACCGGAGCAGAAAGCGCAGGCCCTGCGCAACGCCGACTGGATCTGGCGCGTCGAGCACAGCCTGGGCCTGGCCTTCGAGAAGACGGTCAACCACGCGGCGGACTCGGTCGACTGGCTGATCGTCTCGATGAACTACTACTACGCGACGCTCCACTTCGCCGTGACCATCGGTGTGCTGGTCTGGCTCTACCGCCGGCACCCGGGCCGTTACGCGGCGATCCGCATGGTGCTGTTCTCCACCACCGCCGTCGCCCTGCTCGGTTACTACCTGTACCCGCTCGCGCCGCCGCGGCTGATGGAGGGCGAGAACTTCATCGACACGGTGCTCGTCCACCACACCTGGGGCTCGATGGCCTCGGGTGACCTGAAGAACATGTCGAACCAGTACGCGGCGATGCCGTCGATGCACATCGGCTGGTCCCTCTGGTGCGGGCTGGCGATCTTCGCCCTCGCCAAGGCGCCCTGGGCGCGGATCCTGGGCCTGCTGTACCCGACGGCCACGCTCGTCGTCATCGTCGCGACCGCCAACCACTTCTGGATGGACGCCGTGGGCGGCCTGCTGTGCGTCGGCTTCGGCCTGGCCGTGGTCTCCGCCTGGTACGGGGCGCTGCCGCACCGGCTGCCCCGGTACGCCGGCCCCCGCCCCGGGCGCGGAGCCGGTGTGCCCGCCCCGGCCGACGGCGTACCCGAGCCGGCCGCGTCCGGGCCGGTCGCGGCCGAGCCCGTCGTGTCCGGGCCCGTCGTGTCCGAGCCGACCGTGGGGGTCCACGCCGCGGGCGTCCCCGTGACCGCTCTCGGCGCCGTGGCGGCCCCGGACGCCGCCGTGGCTCCCGACGCCGCCGCGGGGGCGGCCACGGCCCCGGGAGCGACCGTCGTGGACCCGGGGCCCGCCCCGGCCGTCGGCGCGGCTCACGCCCCGTAGAACAACTCGTCCACCACGGCCCGGGCCCGGCGCGTCGTCCGCCGGTAGTCGTCGACCATCTCGCCGACGTGCCCCGGTCCGTAGCCCAGGTACCGGGCGACGGCCCCCAGCTCCCGCGCGTCCGAGGGGAAGGTGTCGCCGGCCCGGCCGCGCACCAGCATCACGCCGTTGCGCACGCGGGTCGCCAGCACCCACGCCTCCTCCAGCGTCGCCGCGTACCGCTCGCTGATCAGCCCCGCCTCGCGGGCCGCGGCGAGCGCGGGGCGCGTCCGGGTCGTGCGCAGGCCGGGGACCTCGTGGGCGTGCCGCATCTGCAGCAGCTGCACCGTCCACTCCACGTCCGACAGGCCGCCGCGGCCCAGCTTGGTGTGGAGGGTGCGGTCGGCGCCCCGGGGCAGGCGCTCGTTCTCCATCCGCGCCTTCAGCCGGCGGATCTCCCGTACCGCCGCCTCGTCCAGGCCCTTCGCCGGGTACCTCAGCGGATCGACGAGCTCGACGAAGCGGCGCCCCAGGTCGGCGTCGCCGGCCATCGGCTCGGCCCGCAGCAGCGCCTGGCTCTCCCACCCCAGCGACCAGCGCCGGTAGTACGCCTCGTAGGACTTCAGGGTGCGCACCATCGGCCCGCTGCGGCCCTCCGGCCGCAGGTCCGCGTCGATGAGCAGGGGCGGGTCGGCGGTGGGCAGTTGCAGCAGCCGGCGCATCTCGGCGACGACCCGGTTCGCGGCGCGGGCCGCCTCCTGCTCGTCGACGCCCTCGCGCGGCTCGTGCACGAACAGCACGTCGGCGTCGGAGCCGTAGCCCAGCTCGTGGCCGCCGAACCGGCCCATGCCGATCACCGCGAAACGCGTCGGCAGCTCGTCGCCCCACTCGGCGCGCACGGCGGCGCGCACCGCGCCCGCGATGGTCACGGCGGTGAGGTCGGTGAGGGCCTGCCCGACCCGGTCGACCAGCGCGCCGGCGTCCGCGTCGGCCGGGACCTCCTCGGTGCCGTACGAGGCGACGATGTCGGCGGCTGCGGTACGGAACAGCTCCCTGCGGCGCACCCCGCGGGCGGCCGCGACGGCCTGCTCGGCGCCGTCCGCCCGACCGACCGCCGCGAGGACCTCCGGCTCCAGGTGGCCGCGGCCGCGCGGTTCCAGCCCCTCGGGGGCGCCCAGGATCGCCACCGCTTCCGGCGCGCGCAGCAGCAGGTCAGGGGCGAGGCGGCCGGCGGACAGGACACGGGCCAGGTTCTCCGCCGCCGCTCCCTCGTCCCGCAGCAGCCGCAGGTACCAGGGGGTCTTGCCGAGCGCGTCCGACACCTTGCGGAAGCCGAGGAGGCCCGCGTCGGGGTCGGCCGAGTCGGCGAACCAGCCGAGGAGGACGGGCAGCAGGGTGCGCTGGATGGCGGCCTTGCGGGTCACGCCGGACGACAGGGCCTCCAGGTGGCGCAGGGCGGCCGCCGGGTCGGCGTAGCCGAGCGCCTCCAGGCGTTCGCCCGCCGCCTCGGGGCGCAGCCGGATCTCCCCCGGGGCGAGCTGCGCGACGGCGTCCAGCAGCGGCCGGTAGAACAGCTTCTCGTGCAGGCGGCGCACGACGGACGCGTGCCGCCGCCACTCGCGGTTCAGCTCCGCGATCGGGTCCGTGCGCAGGCCCAGTGAGCGGCCCAGCCGGCGCAAGTCCTCGTCGCCCTCCGGCACCAGGTGCGTGCGGCGCAGCCGGTACAGCTGGATGCGGTGCTCCATGGTGCGCAGGAAGCGGTACGCGTCGTCGAGCTGCGCGGCGTCCACCCGTCCCACGTACCCGCCGGCGGCAAGGGCCGCGAGCGCGTCGAGGGTCTTGCCGCTGCGGAGCGTGGCGTCGCTGCGGCCGTGGACGAGCTGGAGGAGCTGCACGGCGAACTCGACGTCGCGCAGGCCGCCCGGCCCGAGCTTCAGCTCGCGGTCGATCTGGGCCGGCGGGATGTTGTCCACGACGCGGCGGCGCATCTTCTGCACGTCGGCGACGAAGTTCTCCCGCTCGGCGGCCTGCCACACCATCGGTGACAGCGCCTCCAGGTAGGCGGCGCCCAGCTCCGCGTCGCCGGCGACCGGGCGGGCCTTGAGCAGCGCCTGGAACTCCCACGTCTTCGCCCACCGCTGGTAGTAGGCGACGTGGCTGGAGAGCGTCCGCACGAGGGGGCCGTTGCGGCCCTCGGGTCGGAGGTTGGCGTCGACGGGCCAGATCGCGCCCTCGACGGTGGTCTCCGAGCAGATCCGCATCAGGTGGGAGGCGAGGCGCGTGGCCGCCTGGAGCGCCTCCCGCTCGTCGCCGCCCTCGGCGGCCTCCCCCACGAAGATCACGTCCACGTCGGAGACGTAGTTCAGCTCGTGGCCGCC
This portion of the Streptomyces changanensis genome encodes:
- a CDS encoding carbohydrate ABC transporter permease, with protein sequence MKTATADPATAVRPARAGLLTRMKRSYDRHWYAWAMVLPVVLVIGVLVAYPLGRGVYLSFTDANELNVAKQLGATEIPATYRFVGLDNYWRVLSGADGEFYPKLLWTVAWTASCVFFHYTIGLGLALLLNRKVRGRSLYRVLLILPWAVPAFVATYIWRMMYNSESGIFNAILGQLGLGPVDWLGDTFMQKVAVIGVNVWLGVPFMMVAILGGLQSISGEQYEAAEMDGASPWQRFRHVTLPGLRPVSATVIMLGTIWTFNMFPIIYLMLGEANALHSEILVTYAYRLAFGSVRDYAAAATYGILILSMLAVFAVFYRRLLNRQEAAR
- a CDS encoding glycoside hydrolase family 13 protein, producing MTQHLAAPAAPTTGTDSGWWREAVIYQVYPRSFADGNGDGMGDLQGIRSRLPYLRELGVDAVWLSPFYASPQADAGYDVADYRAIDPMFGTLLDADALVREAHELGLRIIVDLVPNHSSDQHEWFQRALREGPGSPLRERYHFRPGKGANGELPPNDWESIFGGPAWTRVEDGEWYLHLFAPEQPDFNWDHPAVRDEFRSILRFWLDMGVDGFRVDVAHGLVKAPGLPDIGAHDQLKLLGNDVMPFFDQDGVHEIYRSWRAVLEEYDGERVLVAEAWTPTVERTADYVRPDEMHQAFNFQYLGTHWDAAELRSVIDASLAAMRPVGAPATWVLSNHDVTRHATRFANPPGLGTQLREPGDRELGLRRARAATLLMLALPGSAYVYQGEELGLPDVTDLPDEVRQDPSFFRATGQDGFRDGCRVPIPWTVGGASYGFGSGGSWLPQPATWGALSVEAQTGVAGSTLELYRSALRVRREQPGLGAGEELQWLDAPEGVLAFGREGFVCTANTTGAPVSIDVPGRMLLANEPVRTSVTGTVELPADTTVWWAV
- a CDS encoding LacI family DNA-binding transcriptional regulator → MGGVTLPLSRGAGELTAGAPRLADIAAQAGVSEATVSRVLNGKAGVAAPTRHRVLAALDVLGYERPVRLRQRSAGLVGLLVPELTNPIFPAFAQVIEQVLAGYGYTPVLCTQLPGGATEDELVEQLEERGVTGIVFLSGLHADTSADPSRYERLAARGVPFVLINGYNERVDAHFVSPDDRAAARMAVRHLVELGHERIGLAIGPTRYVPARRKAEGFVSALHRMLGVEPERARTFVRPTLFGVEGGHAAADVLLDQGCTGIVCGSDLMALGAIRAVRARGLDVPSDVSVVGFDDSPLIAFTDPPLTTVRQPVRAMATAAVDALLEEIEGNPVQRTEFVFQPELVVRGSTSSPPPRC
- a CDS encoding sugar ABC transporter permease, which gives rise to MSTVTEPRKNTVTAHAPGTADTAGAGSGSAGRPRRVRGREERSPLASAGLHAALVVASLVAVFPIAYMVFISLRGRSGWTRPTSAEGGLEISNYAYVLTETEFPRWFANSVIVAAGTTVVGVFVAASTGYAISRMRFPGHRSLMWVLLLTQMFPVAVLIVALYNILGGMGLLDSHLGLILTYCSVSVPFCAWMMKGYFDTIPHEIDEAGRVDGLTPFGTFYRLILPLAKPGLAVTAFYSFITAWGEVAFARAFLSTDSMLTLSVGLQSFIGQHKAEWGYLTASAVIISVPAGLVFLLVQRNLVAGLTAGGTKG
- a CDS encoding extracellular solute-binding protein, with product MRRGIAATALVASLALAATACGGDSGDKASGGPVTITWWDTSDATNEAPTYKKLIEKFEAAHKDVKVKYQNVPFAEAEQKYKTAAQAGNAPDVLRADVGWTAGLARNQYLAPLDGTPAAKEIASFNQGLVDGAKVDGKLYGVPQVTDALALLYNKEVFAKAGVQPPKTWAELSTAAKTIKQKTGVDGIYLNPDSYFALPFLYGEGGAMVDTATKKITVDDEPGKKAVRTVVDMIKSGVAVKPDYTDGYNNMQAAFKDGKVAMVINGPWSTADDLTGKAFKNKDNLGVSPVPSGSAGKAGTPTGGHNLVVYNGADAPHKEAAQKFVAFMTSAPSQEFAATETGVLPTRDDAYTIKVVADPIRAAFKNVLADSTARPAVAGVSDMFAEWTKQYIETLKGNTTVEKGLDTTADKWKTNISSLKEYSVD